One window from the genome of Maylandia zebra isolate NMK-2024a linkage group LG18, Mzebra_GT3a, whole genome shotgun sequence encodes:
- the LOC101484830 gene encoding protein lifeguard 3, translated as MSHYPPGYEESHGSLYGPQGGNYPPPPPYGFPSYGGSQPGYPSAPYPSGPNAPLYPGQPAGYPPGPYPGQPQPAGHPGSRYPNPPPMPPVVPPTIPSDVLSSGDEFAASGSDWDSLSIRHTFIRKVYLILACQLLVTTAIVAIFTFVQPVKSFVRKNSAVYWASYAVYFITHIVLVCCKGPRRKFPWNMILLGLFTLSLSYMTGTISSYYDTKAVFLALGITAVVCIAVTVFCFQTKVDFTKCQGLFCVLGIVVFVTGIITAIVLSFKYIFWLHMLYAAIGAIVFTLFLAYHTQLLIGNRKHSISPEEYVFAALSIYVDIIQIFLFLLQIIGASTK; from the exons ATGTCACACTACCCTCCAGGGTACGAAGAATCTCATGGCTCACTGTATGGACCTCAGGGTGGGAACTACCCACCACCCCCTCCATATGGATTCCCATCATATGGTGGTTCACAGCCAGGCTATCCCTCTGCTCCATACCCTTCTGGTCCAAATGCCCCTCTGTACCCAGGCCAGCCAGCTGGCTACCCTCCAGGCCCTTATCCAGGGCAGCCACAGCCTGCTGGACATCCAGGATCTCGCTACCCGAATCCTCCTCCCATGCCTCCTGTCGTTCCACCTACAATACCATCAGATGTCCTGAGCTCTG GTGATGAGTTTGCAGCAAGTGGCAGCGATTGGGACAGTCTGAGCATTCGGCATACCTTCATCAGAAAG gtgTATTTGATCTTGGCGTGTCAGCTCCTGGTCACCACAGCCATTGTCGCCATATTCACGTTTGT CCAACCTGTCAAATCTTTTGTAAGGAAGAACTCAGCTGTGTACTGGGCATCATA CGCGGTGTATTTCATCACCCACATCGTGCTGGTCTGCTGCAAGGGCCCCCG GAGGAAGTTCCCATGGAACATGATTCTGCTCGGCCTCTTT ACTCTGTCTTTGTCGTATATGACTGGAACcatatccag TTACTATGACACAAAAGCAGTGTTTCTTGCGCTGGGAATCACAGCTGTCGTCTGCATCGCCGTCACAGTGTTCTGCTTCCAGACGAAG GTCGACTTCACCAAGTGCCAGGGCCTTTTCTGTGTCCTCGGTATCGTCGTGTTCGTGACTGGCATCATTACAGCCATCGTGCTGTCCTTCAAATAC aTATTTTGGCTTCACATGCTTTATGCGGCTATAGGAGCCATAGTTTTCACTCTG TTCCTGGCATATCACACTCAGCTACTGATTGGAAACAGAAAGCACTCCATTAGTCCAGAGGAGTACGTGTTCGCTGCACTCTCCATCTACGTCGATATAATCCAGATCTTCCTTTTCCTGTTGCAAATTATTGGTGCTTCCACCAAATAA
- the LOC101475706 gene encoding caspase-8 has product MMDRLTLSHIDEGLDSSEVAELCFLCRDVVTRRRLENIKDAKDLFLRLEEKGLLQNDAFLRQLLYTIHRADLLRVLETDSRPPEETDASPVLSDYRKTLYSIYNGFTTENFEKLKFLLTDQLGRRQMELSKTPLDVFAEMEKSALLSETDVSLLHKALQECDQQLAITLEEYTQGGGQQRQQFTLPPDVSMDIKRTHEPLSITETQPNNRRESINTDAQLETNPTSLPDQSDYYTLTHNPRGLCVVFNNEIFTGGLNNRKGTQKDADTLKEVFTHFGFQVKIHNNCTAEQMKKKINDIGGINFTNHDALVVCVLSHGEKGCVFGTDGGKVLLKDLTDPFTSGRASTLAGKPKLFFIQACQGEEYQKGYYPSSREDEKQNKGALQSDASIPDEAVLVPELADFLIGMATVEEFRSFRNTVTGSIYIQELCKQLTIAARRQEMDDILTVLTRVNREVSKGEYLYSSKQMPQPNYTLTKKLVLKFV; this is encoded by the exons ATGATGGACAGGCTGACTTTGTCCCACATAGATGAGGGCCTGGACTCTTCTGAAGTGGCAGAACTTTGCTTCTTATGCCGTGATGTAGTCACCAGAAGACGCCTGGAGAAC ATTAAGGATGCAAAAGACCTGTTCTTGAGATTAGAGGAAAAAGGTCTGCTGCAAAACGATGCCTTCCTCAGGCAGCTGCTCTACACCATCCATCGAGCAGATCTCCTCAGGGTCCTGGAGACAGACAGCAGACCGCCAGAGGAAACAGATGCTAGTCCTGTCCTGTCAGACTACAG GAAGACCCTGTATTCTATATACAATGGCTTCACTACAGAGAACTTTGAAAAGCTGAAGTTTCTACTGACTGACCAGCTGGGCAGGAGACAAATGGAATTGTCCAAG ACACCGCTGGACGTGTTTGCAGAaatggaaaaatctgctttactATCAGAGACAGATGTTAGCTTGCTACATAAAGCACTGCAAGAGTGTGATCAACAACTGGCAATTACTTTAGAGGAGTACACACAAG GAGGCGGTCAGCAACGGCAGCAGTTCACGTTACCCCCTGATGTCAGCATGGATATTAAG AGGACCCATGAGCCACTGTCTATAACTGAAACTCAACCCAACA ATCGAAGAGAGAGTATTAACACTGATGCACAACTAGAAACAAATCCCACCTCTCTTCCTGATCAG TCAGACTACTACACACTGACTCATAACCCACGTGGTCTGTGCGTGGTCTTCAACAATGAGATCTTCACAGGAGGTCTGAATAATCGAAAAGGAACTCAGAAGGATGCAG ATACTCTGAAAGAAGTGTTCACTCACTTTGGTTTTCAAGTGAAGATACACAACAACTGtactgcagagcagatgaagaagaaaataaatgatattgGCGGGATTAATTTTACAAATCATGATGCCTTG GTGGTGTGCGTTCTTTCACATGGAGAAAAGGGGTGTGTCTTTGGCACTGATGGGGGAAAGGTGCTCCTGAAAGACCTGACGGACCCCTTTACAAGTGGAAGAGCCTCAACCTTGGCAGGGAAGCCCAAACTCTTCTTCATTCAAGCCTGTCAGGGTGAAGAATACCAGAAAGGATACTATCCCAGCAGCAGAGAGGACGAGAAGCAAAACAAAGGAGCACTGCAATCAGACGCTTCAATCCCTGATGAGGCAGTGCTAGTGCCTGAACTAGCAGACTTTCTGATCGGCATGgccactgtggaggaattcaGATCATTTCGAAACACAGTCACGGGATCTATCTACATCCAGGAGCTGTGCAAGCAGCTGACAATAGCAGCAAGAAG ACAGGAGATGGACGATATCCTCACTGTCCTGACACGTGTGAACAGGGAGGTCAGCAAAGGAGAGTATTTATACTCCTCCAAACAAATGCCACAGCCCAACTACACTCTCACCAAGAAGCTCGTCCTCAAATTTGTATGA